In Capsicum annuum cultivar UCD-10X-F1 chromosome 11, UCD10Xv1.1, whole genome shotgun sequence, one genomic interval encodes:
- the LOC107848507 gene encoding remorin, translated as MSVDRTQKKVSAIGANSKKANLEVEFKKMEEELKTKKAQYTEKMKNKTTGNMPLQHLYQHNLTSTTPSLAAPSNLARTMP; from the exons atGTCAGTTGATAGGACTCAGAAGAAGGTATCTGCAATTGGTGCGAACAGCAAGAAAGCAAACTTGGAGGTTGAGTTCAAAAAGATGGAG GAAGAGTTGAAGACAAAGAAGGCACAATATactgaaaaaatgaaaaacaaaaccACCGGCAACATGCCTTTGCAGCACCTCTACCAGCATAATCTGACTTCGACAACACCTTCACTAGCAGCGCCCTCAAATCTGGCcag AACCATGCCTTAA